A window from Pseudomonas moraviensis encodes these proteins:
- the der gene encoding ribosome biogenesis GTPase Der has product MVPVIALVGRPNVGKSTLFNRLTRTRDAIVGDLSGLTRDRQYGEAKWQGRSYILIDTGGISGDEHGMDEKMAEQSLLAIEEADVVLFLVDAKAGFTAADQMIAEHLRKRNKRSHVVANKVDNIDPEMARAEFAPLGMGHAIPIAGAHGRGITQLLEAALSEFPRDDDEPAEGEEEEVVAEGEEAKRIPGPSEKDGIKIAIIGRPNVGKSTLVNRMLGEDRVIVYDQPGTTRDSIYIPFERNEEKYTLIDTAGVRKRGKIHEEVEKFSVVKTLQAIKDANVVIFVMDAREGVVDHDLNLLGFAIESGRALVIAINKWDGMTPSERDFVKVELQRRLFFVDYADIHFISALHGTGVGNLYASVQNSFKSAVTRWPTNRLTQILEDAVGEHAPPMVNNRRIKLRYAHLGGANPPIIVIHGNQIEKVPKSYVRYLENTYRRVLKLVGTPIRIEFKGGENPYEGNKNTLTDRQVNKKRRLMSHNKKASKKRRDKK; this is encoded by the coding sequence ATGGTTCCCGTAATCGCCCTGGTGGGCCGACCGAACGTCGGCAAGTCCACCTTGTTCAACCGCCTGACCAGGACTCGTGACGCCATCGTCGGCGACCTGTCCGGTCTGACCCGTGATCGCCAGTACGGTGAGGCCAAGTGGCAAGGGCGTTCCTACATTCTGATCGACACCGGCGGTATCTCCGGTGACGAACATGGTATGGACGAAAAAATGGCCGAGCAGTCGCTGCTGGCCATCGAAGAAGCCGATGTGGTGCTGTTTCTGGTAGATGCCAAGGCCGGTTTTACCGCTGCCGACCAGATGATCGCCGAGCATTTGCGCAAACGTAACAAGCGTTCCCACGTGGTGGCCAACAAGGTCGACAACATCGACCCGGAAATGGCCCGCGCCGAATTCGCCCCGCTGGGCATGGGCCACGCGATCCCGATCGCCGGCGCCCACGGCCGTGGCATCACGCAACTGCTGGAAGCCGCCCTGAGCGAATTCCCGCGCGATGATGACGAGCCGGCTGAAGGTGAAGAGGAAGAAGTCGTCGCCGAAGGCGAGGAAGCCAAGCGCATTCCTGGCCCGAGCGAGAAAGACGGGATCAAGATCGCCATCATCGGCCGTCCTAACGTCGGCAAGTCGACTCTGGTCAACCGCATGCTCGGTGAAGACCGCGTCATCGTGTATGACCAGCCCGGCACTACCCGCGACAGTATCTACATTCCGTTCGAACGCAATGAAGAGAAGTACACGCTGATCGACACCGCCGGTGTGCGCAAGCGCGGCAAGATCCACGAAGAAGTCGAAAAATTCTCCGTAGTCAAAACCCTGCAGGCGATCAAAGACGCCAACGTGGTGATCTTCGTCATGGACGCCCGCGAGGGTGTGGTCGATCACGACTTGAACCTGCTGGGCTTCGCGATCGAATCCGGTCGTGCGCTGGTCATCGCGATCAACAAGTGGGACGGCATGACGCCGAGTGAGCGCGACTTCGTCAAGGTCGAGCTGCAACGCCGGCTGTTCTTCGTCGACTACGCCGACATTCACTTCATCTCGGCGCTGCACGGTACTGGCGTGGGCAACCTCTACGCCTCGGTGCAGAACTCGTTCAAGTCCGCGGTTACCCGCTGGCCGACCAACCGCCTCACCCAGATTCTGGAAGATGCGGTGGGCGAGCACGCGCCACCGATGGTCAACAACCGCCGGATCAAGCTGCGTTACGCTCACCTTGGTGGCGCGAACCCGCCGATCATCGTGATCCACGGTAACCAGATCGAGAAAGTGCCGAAGTCGTACGTGCGCTATCTGGAAAACACTTACCGCCGTGTGCTGAAGCTGGTCGGTACGCCGATCCGCATCGAGTTCAAGGGCGGCGAGAACCCGTACGAAGGCAACAAGAACACGCTCACCGACCGCCAGGTCAACAAGAAGCGTCGCTTGATGTCGCACAACAAAAAAGCCAGCAAGAAGCGCCGCGACAAGAAGTGA
- the bamB gene encoding outer membrane protein assembly factor BamB — MRDVIRWKHAALLALALLAAGCSSNSKKELPPAELTDFKEEVVLHKQWSRSIGDGQGETYNMLVPAIDGDTIYAADVTGVVMALDRSNGDVKWDQDLELPVSGAVGVGYGLVLIGTLRGEVVALDTSNGEEKWRARVNSEVLAPPANNGDVVVVQTQDDRLIGLDAATGNQRWVYDSTPAVLTLRGTSAPLVTNRLAVAGLSTGKVVALDITNGVPVWEQRIAIPQGRSELERVVDIDGGLLLSGGTLYVASYQGRVAALDLESGRQLWQRDASSYAGIAQGFGSVYVSLSSGTVEGVDERSTTALWSNDSLARRQLSAPEVFSSYVAVGDLEGYLHLLSQVDGRFVGRERIDSDGLRARPLVVGDTIYVYGNSGKLEALTIK; from the coding sequence ATGCGTGACGTGATCCGTTGGAAGCATGCAGCATTGCTGGCTCTGGCCCTTCTGGCCGCGGGTTGCAGCAGCAACAGCAAGAAAGAATTGCCACCGGCCGAACTGACCGACTTCAAAGAAGAAGTGGTTCTGCACAAGCAGTGGAGCCGCTCGATCGGTGACGGTCAGGGCGAAACCTACAACATGCTGGTGCCGGCGATCGACGGTGACACCATCTACGCCGCTGATGTCACTGGCGTGGTGATGGCGCTGGATCGCAGCAACGGCGACGTGAAGTGGGACCAGGATCTGGAACTGCCTGTCTCCGGCGCCGTTGGCGTGGGTTACGGTCTGGTACTGATCGGTACCCTGCGTGGCGAAGTTGTCGCGCTCGATACCAGCAATGGTGAAGAGAAGTGGCGTGCCCGCGTTAACAGTGAAGTCCTCGCGCCGCCGGCCAACAACGGCGACGTGGTGGTTGTACAGACTCAGGACGATCGTCTGATCGGTCTGGACGCGGCCACTGGCAACCAGCGCTGGGTGTATGACAGCACCCCGGCGGTCCTGACCCTGCGTGGCACCAGTGCTCCGCTGGTGACCAATCGTCTGGCGGTAGCTGGCCTGTCGACCGGTAAAGTGGTCGCGCTGGATATCACCAACGGCGTGCCGGTGTGGGAACAACGCATCGCCATTCCACAGGGTCGTTCGGAACTGGAGCGCGTGGTCGACATCGACGGCGGTCTGCTGTTGTCCGGCGGCACGCTGTACGTCGCCAGCTATCAGGGTCGCGTGGCGGCACTGGACCTGGAAAGCGGTCGCCAACTGTGGCAGCGCGATGCGTCGAGCTACGCCGGTATCGCTCAGGGTTTCGGCAGCGTTTACGTGAGCCTGTCCTCGGGCACCGTTGAAGGCGTTGACGAGCGATCGACCACTGCACTGTGGAGCAATGACTCGCTGGCTCGCCGTCAACTGTCGGCACCGGAAGTGTTCTCCAGCTACGTAGCTGTGGGTGACCTGGAAGGTTATCTGCACCTGCTGAGTCAGGTCGACGGTCGTTTCGTCGGCCGTGAACGCATCGACAGCGACGGCCTGCGTGCCCGTCCGCTGGTGGTGGGCGACACGATTTATGTGTATGGCAACAGCGGCAAACTGGAAGCCCTGACCATCAAGTAA
- a CDS encoding tetratricopeptide repeat protein, protein MSSTEDEQLADLKDWWTRNGKPLVTGGLLALVIVFGWQAYHKYQSNQSQGASVLYQQLLETTLTPDGKPDAARVADLAGKLNSEYGGSAYAQYGSLFVAKVAVDSGKLDDAATELKAIVDKPANPALGEIARQRLAQVLGAQDKAEDALKLLDGDADKAFLATREELKGDLLVRLGRTDDANKAYQKAKAALSDEAAVGGLQIKLDDLAKGDA, encoded by the coding sequence GTGTCGAGTACCGAAGACGAACAGTTGGCGGATTTGAAGGACTGGTGGACACGCAACGGCAAACCTCTGGTCACCGGCGGCCTGTTGGCGCTGGTCATCGTGTTCGGCTGGCAGGCATATCACAAGTACCAGAGCAACCAGTCGCAAGGCGCCTCGGTGCTCTATCAGCAATTGCTGGAAACCACGCTGACGCCTGACGGCAAGCCTGATGCGGCCCGCGTTGCCGATCTGGCCGGCAAGCTCAACAGCGAATACGGCGGTTCGGCCTACGCGCAGTACGGCAGCCTGTTCGTCGCCAAAGTAGCGGTCGACAGCGGCAAGCTGGACGACGCGGCGACCGAACTCAAAGCCATTGTCGACAAACCGGCCAACCCGGCGCTGGGCGAAATCGCCCGTCAGCGTCTGGCGCAAGTGCTGGGCGCGCAGGACAAGGCTGAAGATGCCCTGAAACTGCTCGACGGCGATGCCGACAAAGCGTTCCTGGCCACTCGCGAAGAACTCAAGGGCGACCTGCTGGTGCGCTTGGGCCGTACCGATGACGCGAACAAGGCGTATCAAAAAGCCAAGGCGGCACTGTCGGATGAAGCGGCGGTCGGTGGCCTTCAAATCAAGCTCGACGACCTGGCCAAAGGGGATGCGTGA
- the hisS gene encoding histidine--tRNA ligase — MSKSLQAIRGMNDILPEQTPLWRYFEGTVARLLDNYGYKQIRMPIVEFTELFKRSIGEVTDIVEKEMYTFEDRNGDSLTLRPEGTAACVRAVLEHGITGGGQVQKLWYIGPMFRHERPQKGRYRQFHQIGLEVFNLDGPDIDAELIIMTWRLWGELGIRDAVKLELNSLGTSESRGRYREALVEYLSAHHDKLDEDSQRRLKTNPLRVLDTKNADTQAVLVDAPKMADYLDDESRTHFEGLKARLDAVGIPYVLNPKLVRGLDYYSKTVFEWVTDKLGAQGTVCAGGRYDGLVEQMGGKPTPGVGFAMGIERLVLMLETLEQIPEEISRQVDVYLCAFGEEAELAGLALAERVRDQLPNLRLQVNAGAGSFKSQFKKADKSGALYALILGDDEMAQQVVGFKPLRGQGEQQSIAWDALAAHLATCVVQG, encoded by the coding sequence GTGAGCAAGTCTCTGCAAGCCATTCGTGGCATGAACGACATCCTGCCCGAACAGACCCCGCTGTGGCGTTATTTCGAAGGCACTGTGGCGCGTCTGCTGGATAACTACGGTTACAAGCAGATCCGCATGCCGATCGTCGAGTTCACCGAGCTGTTCAAGCGCTCGATCGGCGAAGTCACCGATATCGTCGAAAAAGAGATGTACACCTTCGAAGACCGCAATGGCGACTCCCTGACCCTGCGTCCGGAAGGCACCGCGGCCTGCGTGCGCGCAGTGCTCGAACACGGCATCACCGGCGGCGGTCAGGTGCAGAAGCTCTGGTACATCGGCCCGATGTTCCGCCACGAGCGTCCGCAGAAAGGCCGTTATCGCCAGTTCCACCAGATCGGCCTGGAGGTGTTCAACCTCGACGGTCCGGACATCGACGCCGAGCTGATCATCATGACCTGGCGCCTGTGGGGCGAGCTGGGCATTCGAGATGCGGTCAAGCTCGAACTCAACAGCCTCGGCACCAGCGAATCCCGTGGCCGCTATCGTGAAGCGCTGGTCGAGTACCTCTCGGCGCACCACGACAAGCTCGACGAAGACAGCCAGCGTCGCCTGAAAACCAACCCGCTGCGCGTGCTCGACACGAAAAATGCCGACACCCAGGCCGTGCTGGTCGATGCGCCGAAAATGGCCGATTACCTCGACGACGAGTCCCGTACTCACTTCGAAGGCCTGAAGGCGCGTCTGGATGCCGTGGGCATTCCTTACGTGCTCAACCCGAAACTGGTGCGCGGCCTCGATTACTACAGCAAAACCGTTTTCGAATGGGTCACCGACAAGCTCGGCGCCCAGGGCACCGTGTGCGCGGGCGGCCGTTACGACGGTCTGGTCGAGCAGATGGGCGGCAAGCCAACCCCGGGCGTGGGTTTCGCCATGGGCATCGAGCGCCTGGTCCTGATGCTCGAAACCCTCGAGCAGATCCCGGAAGAAATTTCCCGTCAGGTCGACGTCTACCTCTGCGCCTTCGGTGAAGAAGCCGAGCTGGCCGGTCTGGCCCTGGCCGAACGGGTTCGCGATCAACTTCCAAACCTGCGCCTGCAAGTCAATGCCGGCGCCGGCAGTTTCAAAAGCCAGTTCAAGAAGGCCGACAAGAGCGGTGCGCTGTACGCATTGATCCTCGGTGACGACGAAATGGCCCAGCAAGTGGTAGGTTTCAAACCCCTGCGTGGCCAGGGCGAACAACAAAGCATTGCCTGGGATGCGCTCGCCGCTCACCTGGCCACCTGCGTCGTGCAGGGTTGA
- the ispG gene encoding flavodoxin-dependent (E)-4-hydroxy-3-methylbut-2-enyl-diphosphate synthase, whose product MHGESPIKRRESRKIWVGNVPVGGDAPIAVQSMTNSDTNDVAATVAQINRLEAAGVDIVRVSVPDMDAAEAFGRIKQLVKVPLVADIHFDYKIALRVAELGVDCLRINPGNIGREDRVRAVVDAARDRGIPIRIGVNAGSLEKDLQKKYGEPTPAALVESALRHVEHLERLNFQDFKVSVKASDVFMAVEAYRLLAKEIVQPLHLGITEAGGLRSGTVKSAVGLGMLLAEGIGDTIRISLAADPVEEVKVGYDILKSLHLRSRGINFIACPSCSRQNFDVVKTMNELEGRLEDLLVPLDVAVIGCVVNGPGEAKEAHIGLTGGTPNLIYIDGKPSQKLTNDNLVDELEKLIRQKAAEKVEADAAVIARG is encoded by the coding sequence ATGCACGGCGAATCTCCAATCAAACGTCGCGAATCGCGCAAGATCTGGGTCGGCAACGTACCGGTGGGCGGCGACGCGCCGATCGCTGTTCAGAGCATGACCAACAGCGACACCAATGACGTGGCCGCGACCGTGGCGCAGATCAATCGTCTGGAAGCTGCCGGCGTCGACATCGTTCGCGTCTCGGTACCGGACATGGATGCCGCCGAGGCGTTCGGCAGGATCAAGCAACTGGTCAAAGTGCCGTTGGTGGCCGACATTCACTTCGACTACAAGATCGCCTTGCGCGTGGCCGAACTGGGCGTCGACTGCCTGCGTATCAACCCGGGCAACATCGGTCGCGAAGACCGCGTGCGTGCCGTGGTCGATGCGGCCCGTGATCGCGGCATTCCGATCCGCATCGGCGTCAACGCCGGTTCCCTGGAAAAAGACCTGCAGAAGAAGTACGGCGAGCCGACCCCGGCCGCATTGGTCGAATCCGCGCTGCGCCACGTTGAGCACCTCGAACGCCTGAATTTCCAGGACTTCAAGGTCAGCGTGAAGGCCTCCGACGTGTTCATGGCTGTCGAAGCCTACCGTTTGCTGGCGAAAGAAATCGTTCAGCCATTGCACCTGGGCATCACCGAAGCTGGCGGTTTGCGTTCGGGCACGGTGAAATCCGCCGTGGGCCTAGGTATGCTGCTCGCCGAAGGGATTGGCGATACTATCCGCATCTCGCTGGCGGCCGATCCGGTCGAGGAAGTGAAGGTCGGTTACGACATTCTCAAGTCTTTGCATCTGCGTTCCCGTGGCATCAACTTCATCGCCTGCCCGAGCTGCTCGCGGCAGAACTTCGATGTGGTCAAGACCATGAACGAGCTGGAAGGGCGCCTTGAAGACCTGCTGGTGCCGCTGGATGTCGCGGTCATCGGTTGCGTGGTCAACGGCCCCGGCGAAGCCAAGGAAGCCCATATCGGCTTGACCGGCGGCACGCCAAACCTGATTTACATCGACGGCAAGCCGTCGCAGAAGCTGACGAATGACAATCTGGTGGACGAGCTGGAAAAGCTGATCCGCCAGAAAGCGGCCGAAAAGGTCGAAGCTGACGCTGCCGTTATTGCGCGCGGCTGA
- a CDS encoding RodZ domain-containing protein, whose translation MKAAHPEVVAANRVNPGETLRQARESNGWSLAEVALKLNLTVTSLSNLEAGAFDKLPGHTFARGYIRAYAKLLGMDQTVLVQQFDQSTGTDSQGSNVHALGRIEEPVRVSHTILRIVSLLLLIAVIGGGFVWWQDQTSQRTRDLTSLAPEHVEVEGADGTTQIHPIDEPEDQAVAENQADNSTSLALPQSETSAESTGAESAAPATEPAAPAVAPSAPAQTPAPVVAAPATPAPNVPATPAPTAPVAQAPSAEAAAPVAGEGQVQLQFTGDCWAQVTDGRGKVIFSGLKHKGDSVTVSGKPPLAVRLGVARAAQVSYNGQPVDIAPFTSGETARLKLGQ comes from the coding sequence ATGAAAGCGGCGCATCCCGAAGTTGTAGCAGCGAATCGCGTTAATCCCGGTGAGACCCTGCGCCAGGCCCGCGAAAGCAATGGCTGGTCGCTGGCCGAAGTGGCCCTCAAGCTCAACCTCACCGTGACGTCCCTGAGCAATCTTGAAGCCGGCGCTTTCGACAAGCTGCCGGGGCATACCTTCGCTCGCGGTTACATTCGCGCCTATGCCAAATTGCTCGGTATGGACCAGACCGTTCTGGTTCAGCAATTCGACCAGTCCACCGGCACCGACTCCCAGGGCAGCAACGTTCACGCCCTCGGTCGGATCGAAGAGCCGGTGCGCGTTTCCCACACCATTTTGCGTATCGTCAGCCTGTTGCTGCTGATCGCGGTCATTGGCGGCGGTTTCGTCTGGTGGCAGGATCAGACCTCGCAGCGCACCCGCGATCTGACCAGCCTCGCGCCGGAGCACGTCGAAGTCGAAGGCGCTGACGGCACCACGCAGATCCACCCGATCGACGAGCCGGAAGATCAGGCTGTCGCTGAAAATCAGGCCGACAATTCGACTTCGCTGGCCTTGCCGCAGTCGGAAACCAGTGCTGAATCGACCGGCGCCGAATCTGCTGCGCCAGCGACCGAGCCAGCTGCCCCGGCAGTTGCGCCAAGCGCACCGGCACAGACGCCTGCGCCAGTGGTGGCGGCTCCGGCCACTCCAGCGCCGAATGTCCCAGCGACACCTGCCCCGACCGCGCCGGTTGCTCAAGCGCCAAGCGCTGAAGCAGCTGCGCCGGTTGCCGGCGAAGGTCAGGTCCAGCTGCAGTTCACTGGCGATTGCTGGGCACAGGTGACCGATGGCCGTGGCAAAGTGATTTTCAGTGGTCTGAAGCATAAAGGCGACAGCGTGACCGTTTCCGGCAAGCCGCCGCTCGCTGTACGTCTGGGCGTTGCCCGCGCGGCACAGGTCAGCTACAACGGCCAACCGGTCGATATCGCTCCGTTCACCAGTGGCGAGACTGCTCGCCTGAAGTTGGGTCAATAA